The proteins below come from a single Saccharophagus degradans 2-40 genomic window:
- a CDS encoding carbohydrate-binding domain-containing protein, with amino-acid sequence MRNLSTKRLLPLAALASAISFHTHAADLHVYSGEDLQAAIQAARAGDEIILHPGGYESVATSTLSGFSDAHYYGAADGTASQPIILRSQSASNKQVLTGATPDKKIGLYITGDYWIIKDIVVTNSKRGIVLDNSNHSIIDNVVVHNIGQEGIHLRDNSSYNIVKNSWVYNTGVTSAGTGEGFYVGSHPGSDNGKGYVYGAACNYNVIGGNTIGPNVRAEHIDIKEGTKGTIFEYNIMDGTGISGANSADSFVDIKGQDAVIRGNKAYRNGEAKVKNAFETHSDADNNTFIANEVDLDGSSDYLLFASEGVNHVSSDNIRLDGRSDRIAGHWSAASVDSNIPSGIPAPGNYSTSSGSSSSSSSSSSSSSSSSSSSSSGSSSGGVNLPAKIEAENYDSAPVESTSGNANSGSVTNCTYRGLNVDVQNATESGCNIGWTTAGEEVTYNIGSANANYNVALRIASNYSGKRLALYVNNTHAGTVTTSGSGWQAWETKTLSNVYIPSNSVLTVKFLDGSTNFNYLNITTGGSSSSSSSSSSSSSSSSSSSSSSSSSSSGGGACSSYVDIPWDERTEVTLGNGVCVRTAQNLAGKTLQLWDSDTNSSCDFRGTVVSTDGTGSVSVSSNYVSTTNLTGTKLNFVPASGTSCQYVKVRSY; translated from the coding sequence ATGCGAAACCTATCAACCAAGCGTTTACTGCCATTAGCAGCGCTCGCAAGTGCAATTTCTTTCCATACGCACGCTGCAGACTTACACGTATATAGCGGCGAAGATTTACAAGCAGCCATTCAAGCTGCACGAGCCGGCGACGAAATTATCCTCCACCCAGGCGGTTACGAAAGTGTGGCCACATCCACCCTTAGCGGCTTTTCCGATGCGCATTACTACGGCGCCGCAGACGGTACCGCAAGCCAACCCATTATTTTGCGCAGCCAGTCGGCCTCGAACAAACAAGTACTAACCGGTGCAACCCCAGATAAAAAAATTGGTTTATACATCACCGGCGATTACTGGATTATCAAAGATATTGTTGTAACAAACTCTAAGCGCGGCATTGTGTTAGATAACTCTAACCACTCCATTATTGATAACGTGGTTGTACACAACATAGGGCAAGAAGGTATTCACCTGCGCGATAACAGCTCGTACAACATTGTTAAAAACTCTTGGGTTTACAACACAGGCGTTACCAGCGCGGGCACGGGCGAAGGCTTTTACGTTGGCTCGCACCCTGGCAGCGATAACGGCAAAGGCTATGTGTACGGCGCGGCATGTAATTACAACGTAATCGGCGGCAACACCATTGGGCCAAACGTACGTGCAGAGCATATAGACATAAAAGAAGGCACCAAAGGCACCATATTCGAATACAACATTATGGATGGAACGGGTATTTCTGGTGCAAACTCGGCAGACAGCTTTGTAGACATTAAAGGCCAAGACGCGGTTATTCGTGGCAACAAAGCCTACAGAAACGGCGAAGCAAAAGTTAAAAACGCATTCGAAACTCACAGCGATGCCGACAACAACACGTTTATTGCAAACGAAGTGGACCTAGACGGTAGCAGCGATTACTTACTGTTTGCTTCAGAAGGCGTAAACCACGTTTCTAGCGATAACATACGTTTAGATGGTCGCAGCGATCGTATTGCCGGCCATTGGTCCGCTGCAAGTGTCGATTCGAATATCCCTAGCGGTATTCCTGCACCGGGCAACTACAGCACTAGCTCCGGTTCGTCTTCCAGCTCATCGTCTAGTTCTTCTAGTTCGTCTTCAAGTTCATCCTCTAGCTCTTCAGGCTCCAGCTCTGGCGGCGTAAATTTACCCGCAAAAATTGAAGCAGAAAATTACGATAGCGCACCGGTAGAAAGCACAAGCGGCAACGCAAACAGCGGCAGCGTAACCAACTGCACCTACCGAGGCCTAAATGTAGATGTGCAAAACGCCACAGAAAGCGGCTGCAATATTGGCTGGACAACAGCCGGTGAAGAAGTCACTTACAACATTGGCAGCGCCAACGCCAACTACAATGTTGCTCTGCGAATCGCTTCCAACTATTCCGGTAAGCGCTTAGCACTATACGTTAACAATACACACGCTGGCACAGTCACAACCAGTGGCAGCGGTTGGCAGGCATGGGAAACCAAAACGCTTTCTAACGTTTATATTCCATCTAACAGTGTTTTAACGGTTAAGTTTTTAGATGGCAGCACCAACTTTAATTACTTAAACATAACAACAGGCGGCAGCTCCTCTTCTAGCTCCAGCTCTAGCTCAAGTTCATCGTCAAGCTCGTCTTCAAGCTCGTCATCTAGCTCTAGCTCCTCCGGCGGCGGCGCATGCTCAAGTTATGTAGACATTCCTTGGGATGAGCGAACAGAGGTCACACTGGGCAATGGTGTATGTGTACGCACAGCACAAAATCTTGCTGGCAAAACCTTGCAACTATGGGATAGCGATACCAATAGCTCGTGCGACTTCCGTGGCACCGTTGTATCTACAGATGGCACCGGCAGTGTTAGCGTTAGTAGTAACTACGTATCCACAACAAATTTAACTGGCACCAAGCTTAATTTTGTACCCGCCAGCGGAACCAGTTGCCAATATGTAAAAGTACGTTCGTATTAA
- a CDS encoding cellulase family glycosylhydrolase: MTFTRMKSSHQGACRPRSSTLQRLIASSLTTACLLAASTFADVAPLTVDGNRILSGGQEASFAGNSLFWSNNYWGGEKYYTAETVNWLKQDWGATLVRAAMGVEDNGGYLDDKEGNKQKVKTVVDAAIANDMYVIIDWHSHHAEDHKSEAIAFFEDMARTYGNKKHVIYEIYNEPLQISWSNTIKPYAEDVIRAIRAIDPDNLIIVGTPTWSQDVDVASQDPITGYANIAYTLHFYAGTHKQSLRDKAQTALNNGIALFATEWGTVNANGDGAVNTTETDKWMTFFKTNHISHANWALNDKSEGASALNPGASPNGNWSNADLTTSGKYVKNIIKNWNDGTPGGSSSSSSGGSTSSSSSSSSSNSSSGAGKVNLPARIEAENYNSAPVETTAGNSGGSVSQCTYRGLNVDVQDASEGTCNIGWTAAGEKVTYNIGTANNTYNIALRTASLDAGKRVSVYVGNTLADTISTQGGGWQNWKTQTIPNVYIPSNSVITVEFYDGRTNLNYLNISAASGSSSSSSSSSSSTSSSSSSSSSSSSGGGSCSSYIDIPWNTRTEVTLTSGACVRFNQNLSGKTLQVWDSDANSSCDFRGTVTTVGGTGSLNVSSNYVSSKSLTGTKLTFNSASNNNCKYVKVRAY; encoded by the coding sequence ATGACTTTCACAAGAATGAAATCATCACACCAAGGCGCGTGTCGACCAAGGTCTTCCACCCTACAGCGACTAATCGCCTCATCACTTACCACCGCATGTTTGCTAGCAGCGTCTACTTTTGCCGACGTAGCGCCGTTAACCGTAGATGGCAACCGCATTCTCAGCGGTGGCCAAGAGGCTAGCTTTGCCGGTAACAGTTTGTTTTGGAGCAACAATTATTGGGGCGGTGAGAAATACTACACAGCCGAAACTGTTAACTGGTTAAAACAAGACTGGGGCGCAACACTAGTGCGCGCGGCCATGGGTGTAGAAGATAACGGCGGCTACCTAGATGACAAAGAAGGCAACAAACAAAAGGTAAAAACCGTTGTAGATGCTGCTATTGCCAACGACATGTATGTAATTATCGATTGGCACAGCCACCACGCCGAAGACCACAAAAGTGAAGCCATTGCTTTTTTTGAGGATATGGCGCGCACCTACGGCAATAAAAAACACGTTATTTACGAAATTTATAACGAGCCTTTACAAATTTCGTGGAGCAACACAATTAAACCCTACGCCGAAGATGTAATTAGAGCTATTCGCGCGATAGACCCCGACAACTTAATTATTGTTGGTACGCCAACGTGGTCGCAAGATGTAGACGTAGCATCGCAAGACCCCATTACCGGCTACGCCAATATTGCCTACACATTGCACTTTTACGCAGGCACCCACAAACAATCTTTACGAGACAAAGCGCAAACCGCACTTAACAACGGCATAGCGCTTTTCGCAACAGAGTGGGGAACAGTAAATGCAAACGGTGATGGCGCTGTAAACACCACCGAAACAGACAAGTGGATGACGTTCTTTAAAACCAACCACATAAGCCACGCAAACTGGGCGCTAAACGACAAATCAGAAGGCGCTTCTGCATTAAACCCCGGAGCCAGCCCCAATGGCAACTGGAGCAACGCCGACTTAACCACATCGGGTAAGTACGTAAAAAACATTATCAAAAACTGGAACGACGGCACGCCGGGAGGCAGCTCTTCAAGCTCGTCCGGCGGCTCAACCAGTTCCTCCTCAAGCTCATCTAGCTCTAATTCCAGCTCTGGTGCTGGCAAAGTAAATTTACCCGCACGCATTGAAGCCGAAAACTATAACAGTGCACCGGTAGAAACAACTGCAGGCAATAGTGGCGGCAGCGTTTCACAATGTACATACAGAGGGCTAAATGTAGACGTACAAGACGCAAGCGAAGGCACTTGTAATATTGGCTGGACAGCAGCAGGCGAAAAAGTTACCTACAACATAGGCACAGCAAATAATACTTACAATATTGCACTTCGCACCGCATCGCTTGATGCAGGCAAGCGCGTATCGGTATATGTAGGCAACACCCTCGCCGACACAATAAGCACCCAAGGTGGCGGCTGGCAAAATTGGAAGACGCAAACCATCCCCAATGTATATATTCCATCAAACTCAGTTATTACCGTGGAATTCTACGATGGCCGCACCAACCTTAACTACTTAAACATTAGTGCAGCTTCGGGGTCTTCCTCTTCAAGCTCCTCATCTAGCTCGTCAACGTCTAGCTCTTCTTCGAGCTCATCTTCTAGCTCTTCAGGTGGTGGCAGTTGTAGCAGCTATATAGATATACCTTGGAATACTCGCACCGAAGTTACCCTAACAAGTGGCGCCTGCGTTCGCTTTAACCAAAACCTTTCGGGCAAAACCCTACAAGTGTGGGATAGCGATGCAAACTCATCGTGCGATTTCCGGGGCACAGTTACAACAGTAGGCGGCACTGGCAGTTTAAATGTAAGCAGCAACTATGTTTCGTCTAAGAGCCTAACAGGAACCAAACTTACATTTAATTCAGCAAGTAATAACAATTGTAAGTACGTTAAAGTTCGTGCTTATTAG